In the genome of bacterium, the window TGCATTGTAATTTTGATATTTGCATTTTGATATTTACATTAAAGTTCTTCTTGCTATCGCTCTCCCCAAAAGAGGAACCTATTTATGAAAAAGCAATAAGGTTCGCACTACATTTATCGAATGTCACGGGTTAATTCGTGTCCTTATGTGGTTAATTCCCCTAATTCTCTGTGAACTCTGTGCCTCTGTGGCTGAACGCTTACGAGTAATGCACCTTGAACAGTTACGAATTTTGAATTTTGGTCATTTTCACAAGGAACAAATTAAGGTTACCCAATTATTTCTAATCCATCCATATAACTTTGAAGTGCTTTTGGGATGGTTATTTTTCCATCCGGTAACTGATAATTTTCTAAAATAGCCACTACGGTTCTACCTATTGCCAATCCTGAGCCATTTAAGGTATGAACAAATTCAGGTTTGGAATCAGAGGTTCTTCTAAATCTAATCATTGCCCGTCTTGCCTGGAAATCCTCAAAATTACTACAAGATGAAATCTCACGATAGCCACCTGAGGCTGGCATCCAGGCTTCAATATCATAAGTTTTACTTGCAGAAAAGCCTAAATCTCCAGTACACAATGCCACAACTCGATAAGGGATTTCCAGTTTTTTTAACACCTCCTCTGCATCCTCAAGCAATCTCTCCAATTCTGTATAAGAATCTTCAGGTTTGGTGAATTTGACCAATTCTACTTTATTAAACTGATGTTGGCGGATTAAACCTCTTGTATCCTTACCATAGGCACCAGCCTCTGCCCGAAAACAAGGAGTATATGCGGTGTAATAAATTGGTAAATCCTCTGCTCGTAGAATTTCTTCTCGATGAATATTGGTTAAAGGGACTTCTGCTGTTGGGACAAGGTAATAATCTGTCTCTTCACATTTGAATAAGTCTTGTTTGAATTTAGGAAGCTGACCGGTACCAGTCATTGCCGCAGAATTGACCATAAATGGCGGGAGGATTTCTTTATATCCGTGTTCCTTTGTATGCAAGTCTAACATAAAATTAATTAATGCCCGCTCTAACCTTGCACCTGCTCCTTTGTAGAGGGTAAATCTTGCCCCGGTCATCTTCGCAGAAGCCTCAAAGTCCAGTATTCCCAGATTCTCACCAATCTCAAAATGAGGTTTAGGCTCAAAGGAGAATTTGGTTGGCTCACCCCAAATTTTTATCTGAGGGTTATCCTCACTTCCCTTGCCAAAAGGAACACTTGAATGAGGAATGTTCGGAATGAAAAGCAATTTCTCGTTTAATTTATCCTCTGTTTCCCTTGATTTATTTTCTAAATCTTTAATCTTTTCGCCTACTTCACGCATCTGGGAAGATAACTCGGTTATATCCTTACCCTGTTTTTTTAATTGTCCTATTTTTGAAGATGTAGTATTGCGGAGGTGTTGTAATTCCTCTAATTCTACGAGCAGTTTTCTTCTTTGCTCGTCTAAGGAAATAACCTCGTCCAATAAATTCTTCTCAGCACCTCTATCAAGGAGTGCCTTTCTTACCTTATCTAAATTTTCACGGATAAACTTAATATTAAGCATAATTTCTTTGCCTTTTTGCCTTTCGGTTTTCGTAACTGTTCACCGCAGAGGCACAGAGACGCAGAGAAAAAATTAAAATTTATGGACGAGGATGGATTAACAAATCTGGCTTGCCTGCTGAACATTCGGCAAGCAGGTCATAAGTATTTCAATGGCTGCACCAATAATCTTTTCTGTTATCTGATTTATTTCCATATCTTCTCTGTTCCTCTGCGTCTCTGCGGTAAAGGACTACCTGAACGGTTACATTATCCTTATTCCTGCTCCTATTCTAAATTGGAAAGAGTTCGCGGGCATCTTTTAGCAAATCAACTCGCTTTCTCTCAAAACCTGATGGTTGTTTTGAAGGGAGTTGGGCTAACATATCTGTCAATTTAGCCAGAGGCAAACCAATAACATTTGTATAGCACCCGTTTATCTTCTCAATAAATTGAGCCCCACGACCTTGAATACACAATCCGCCTGCTTTATCTAAAGGCTCTTTGGTAATTACATACCCGGCAATCTGTGGTTCAGAGAGTTTTTTCATTGTTACCTCAGTTGTTACGCTTTCAACTAAGGTATTTTTGGTAAAGGTATCAATAAGGGCTATGCCAGTTATAACCCTATGAGTCGTGCCTGATAATTCGCCTAACATCTTTTTTGCTTCTTCATCATTTCTTGGTTTACCAAATATTTTATCGCCTAAAGCCACAACTGTGTCTGCACCAAGGACTATTCCGGCTTTAAACTTTTTAGCTACATTT includes:
- a CDS encoding Maf family protein, whose product is MRGSCNMYHHLILASSSPQRKKLLEQIGIEVTVIPPEISEVRDEGMAIEAWVCKLALAKAENVAKKFKAGIVLGADTVVALGDKIFGKPRNDEEAKKMLGELSGTTHRVITGIALIDTFTKNTLVESVTTEVTMKKLSEPQIAGYVITKEPLDKAGGLCIQGRGAQFIEKINGCYTNVIGLPLAKLTDMLAQLPSKQPSGFERKRVDLLKDARELFPI
- the serS gene encoding serine--tRNA ligase; amino-acid sequence: MLNIKFIRENLDKVRKALLDRGAEKNLLDEVISLDEQRRKLLVELEELQHLRNTTSSKIGQLKKQGKDITELSSQMREVGEKIKDLENKSRETEDKLNEKLLFIPNIPHSSVPFGKGSEDNPQIKIWGEPTKFSFEPKPHFEIGENLGILDFEASAKMTGARFTLYKGAGARLERALINFMLDLHTKEHGYKEILPPFMVNSAAMTGTGQLPKFKQDLFKCEETDYYLVPTAEVPLTNIHREEILRAEDLPIYYTAYTPCFRAEAGAYGKDTRGLIRQHQFNKVELVKFTKPEDSYTELERLLEDAEEVLKKLEIPYRVVALCTGDLGFSASKTYDIEAWMPASGGYREISSCSNFEDFQARRAMIRFRRTSDSKPEFVHTLNGSGLAIGRTVVAILENYQLPDGKITIPKALQSYMDGLEIIG